A region of the Chloroflexota bacterium genome:
GACCCCACAGGCATATGTTCTCATCAAAACCCAGGTAGATAGGACCCCAGAGGTTTTCAAGGCATTGCAGAGCATAGAGGCTCTGCGAAGGGCGGACATCATCATGGGACCTTATGATATCATTGCCCTTATGGAAGCCGAGGACGCGAGCAAAATAGGTGACTTTATCCTCGAGATCAGAGATATCAGTGGGGTTCTAGACACTCTGTCGTGTCTGATTGTGCGAACAACCACATCGCCATAGACTTATCTGGGATTTGGCGGCATTTCAACGGGGGAGCCGTGCCACCGTACGTGGTTGGAATTCATGGTACCTCATTCCGTAGTTCAGCAATCCTCGCCGATGAACGCGGGCAGGTATTAGACATCTGCCAGGGCGAGTCTATCAATATCCATGAAGTGCTCGTTGAGCGGGTGTTAATATCTTTGCGACAATTGTTCCAACATATAGGATTGCCTTCTGGTCGCTCTTCAGATCCCTGTATGATGGTTTGTATCTGTAGCGGGGGTGTGACATCAGATTTTGACTCAGAGCGGCTCCACGAGGTGCTCGCCCACCTGGGATGGGGCCATGTGCCAGCAATCATTACAAACGATGCCTATGCAGCCCTTGTTGGAGGGACGTTGCAAGGTTCGGGTATTGCAATGACCGTTGGTAGCAGTGCTACTGTTTACGGGCGCACTACAGCAGGTCAGGAGCATAAAATTGGCGGATGGGGTTCCATGGTTAGTGACCCCGGGAGCGGATATGAAATCGGGCGACAGGCTCTACGCGCTGCTTACAGGAGCTTTGATGGGAGCGACTTCCGGTGTCCGGTCTTAGAACGACATCTCATTGAATGGCTTGGCGAATGGACGGGCCTGAGGTTCCAAGATATGAGCACGGTGATTGATTGGCTGGATCGCGTTCGAGAGCGTGGTGAAATTGCCCGCGTGTCGGAAATCGTGCCTGCAGTGGACCGGGCAGCCAATGATCGCAACTCACCAGATCCAGTAGCCCAAGCCATCCTGAGCAATGCGGCCAACGAACTGTTCGCTTCCTACAAGGCCGTGCGTGAGCAGTTGGATTTCGGCGACGAGCCATATCCCGTCGTCATTCAGGGCGGCATTTTAGAGCACGTACACAGTCTCCGTCGAGAACTAGTATCAAAGATTCGCAGATATGACCCAATGGCGCAAGTGAACTTCCCCAAGTACCGCCCGGTCGTTGGTGCCCTCCTGTTCGCAGTGGCAAGACAACTTAAATTACCGGGGGCTGACCAAATGAGAATGGTTGAAGAATCCATTCTCAGCCTTTCAGAGAGGGTTCGCGCTTGGGCTTTGGGCCCACCGCTAGCCATAGAGGAGGCTTAGTCGAATGGAAAAATACCCCACTATCTCAAGAGGCGGTGCAGTAGACATATGGTCGGACGAAGAACTCATCTCGTTACATCGGGTGATGCAACGTCACCTGCGGTCACTGGAACTCGTCCGCGAAGACTACATCCGCGAGAAGGAGGGCAGCCAGATCATCTATCTCCTCGACTTCGAGGAGATTTATGCTTATCTGCGACCCTATGCGAAAGAGGCGAAGCACTCAGTCGTGGCTTCCTACGTCCTTAGGCACTGTAAGCGCCCGTTTGTCCTGCCCATGGGCACGCTTATAGAGCTCGATCGGCATCTCGACAGGCTTAGTGGACAACTATGGGGCCTCGATACCATATCGCGGCTTTCTCTCATTGAGGGGGATGTGGACTCTGCCATCGAGAGACTATCTCACTTGGTCGAGTCTGAGAGCATAGACTCGCCTGTGACCCCTCATTTGATGACCGACATTAAGATCATTGCCAATAGCCTAGCAAGAGAGCTTATTGGCCACCAGTCTGAACTAGAACGATTACGGAATCTCCTATGGCAAGATAATATTGTGGGATCAAGCCAATTCATTGATCCCTCGCGAATCACTCTCGAAGATCAGAGGATAACCAAAGAGGCATGGGCTCACACACTCCAGGTGCTAAACTCGCAGCGTCCTGAGCGCTCTCACAGCAACTTCGCTGATGCCACGAATGTAGCCACAGCGATTTTGCTAAGACGTTACACGGTTCAGTACCCCAAAGGCACAGAGAATCCTTACTGCGCCTATCTGATTACAGATACGCCTTCCCTTTTGAATCCCGCCATATGGGCAAGGAATCCGCTCGATGAGAAGTATGGTCTGACCACCGATGTGTTTCGGACGCCACTGGAGATACTGTATAGCACGGTCGTCGAGATGCATTTTCCAGAGCCCGATGGCCGGCGGGATTTCGCGGAGTTAGCCGAAAGCATTTGTCGCGACATACGCGACAGACTGCCATTGTGCCCAGCATCGCGGATTGTAGGGCCCCTTAAACGTACTGAGTACGGAGAATATTTGGAACGATTGGAAAGCCTCAAAGCATATGCTCTTTCGCAGTCATTGGACGATTTCCAAAAGTATGTGAGTGACGCGTTGTTATCTCCCCTACGCGACTTTGAGGATAAATGGGAGCGCAGTGAACAATTTGATTTGAATAAGGCAATCGGCTATGACCCGGATAGTTCGGCTGCAGAAATCGGGAGAGCATTGCTTACCTCAACGAACCGTGTCCGCACGATGATCGCTGATATTCGCAAGCTCCTCGAACAGAAACTGTTCGAGGAGGGACGGGGGCTCAGCGAACCTGCGATTACTTCTGAAGAGCGCCAGAAGACCTACTCTTTGTCCTTCTTCTCCTTAGACGAGTCAGAGTCGAAGGAGGACGATTTGGATTGCACTCAATATCGACTTTATCGCAGACTGGATGACCGAAAAGATTTGGTCCTAGCCATTGACGCATATCCCGGTTACTATTCTTGCTTTTGGAAGACCACTAGGACATTGGACGACATCTGTGCCTATCTAAACGATATTCTAGAAGGCATGAGCCTACGACCCAAAAGGAAGGCAAGAAAACGAGAAGATGTGTTCCAACACGGTATTCTCGCTTTTACCTGCGAGAAGCGACGCGAGTTGGGGCTGGAAACCCCGTTGGACGCTCGGGAACTGGCACGGGAATTGGACAAAGAGGGGATTACTTATGTCCGCTTTAACACGCCGGTGGCAGATTTTTGTGTGGATGTTCTGCCACAAGATGTTGGTGGTGATACATTCGTGGGAGTGATGAGCCATTTGAATCAAGAAGATATCATCTTCAAACTGTTTTACGCCACGTCTCGCACCCACGTGTGGCCAGGGACCCTTCGCCAGGTACTCCGTGAACGCTTGGACATCTATCCAATCCACTAATGGAGGGAGTGCACCTCATGAGCGAGAGCAAATCCATCAGGTCGCCGGAAGCAGCACTGGCAGAGAAATTCAAGATGGCCGTCAAGATGACCAAAATGCCTATACGCAAATACCCATGCATGGACTACTGCTGCTCCGCTCAGAGGCACGCAGAGTTCATATTATGGGTTGGAGGGGAATCTATCGAGGACGATCCGGATTGTAGCATCGAAGAACTCGCGTGCAAGTGGCTGCATTTAGGCGCACTGAACGCACGTATGCAACCCCTGCGCTGCGGGTTTGAAATGAGCACCGAGAACGATTGCCTTCACTTCGAGCACATAGGCGGTGGATTTCGATGGCACGGCCAAATATCAGTTCCTGCCGGGTACCCCAAATACCACGAGCGAGGGGTAGGTTCCTCAAGAACCCAGATTTACAAACGGCGAGACGTGCCCCACGATCAAGAGATCCTCTATTGTAGTATCTCCAGCAGAGCGGAGGGCGATAGTTCGGAGGAACTCCAGATGCGGATCACAGTCTTGTTGGAGCCAAGAAGATAGATATGGAACTCGCCCTTGAAGGAGCGGCAATATGAGCACTTCGGAGAAATCAGCAGATACCACCCCCGGCAAGAGCCCGTTATTGTGGTTCCTGCTTGGCGGCGCCGGGGTGTTTCTGACCAGCCTCTTCATCTCCGTGTTAGCCGGGTGGCCTCTGCGTGAGACATTTCTGACAGTTGCGATCATAGCCCTGGCCTGCTTTCTCATAGGCAGTTTCTTCCGCCAGTACCTCATCATAACCGTACCGGAGCATCAGAAAATTGTCGTTTTCCGTTTAGGTAAGGTTGTGGGAGTTAAAGGTCCAGGGCCGGTCGTAGTTCGACGACCCATTGAAACCTTCCAACGAGTTGACGTGGAAAGGGTCTTTAGAGAATGGGGCCAAAAACCCTGTTCAGCCCTTGATGGAGTTCGATTGGAGATAGAATATGCCGTGTTCTGGCAGGTGACCAAGGATGGAGTGGTCGCCAGTGTGACAAAAACGAAAGATCCTGGTGCAGCAGTGAAAAACCTGGCGGAGGGAGAGATCGCAATTGCCATCTCGAAGCGAGAGAGTCCGGATGTGCGCGAAGCGCTCGGTAAGATTAGCATCGAAGTGGAGCAGCAACTAAGTAAATATCTTGCAGATATAGGCTTGAGGGTCGTGGCAATTCAGATCATGAATGTCACAGCGGCGGATCCGGAAGTGCAAGATGCCATCAACCGACTGGCAGCAGCCAAAATGGACGCGGAGGCTTTGAGTGAACGAGACAAAGTAGCACAAAAAGTAGGCCGAGCGGCCCTTCGAGTTCTCTATCTCGACGCTCTCAGGTCTTTAGGTCAAAAAGATTCCACTATCTTTATGCCCTTGGAGTTGATAGAGCCTTCCTTGTTGTGGCGCAGCCTGGGCGAAGAGGCACCGGATCGTACATCGGACGTTAGCGCGTCTGAAGATTCACCAAACACCATGTCCGGAAACAACTCCCAACAACGCCCAGAAACCGAGAAATAGGTCCCGATATTCCAAGAAAGCATTTCAGTATGGTCAACCGCAACCCTCAGCATATCCTCATTTTCGGCGCAGCAACCGTGGACATCAAAGGTCGTGCTGCCAGTCGGTTAGTGCCAGGTTCCTCTACCCCTGGCCAAATCAGTCTCAGTTACGGGGGTGTCGCCCGCAACATAGCCGAGAATTTAGCCCGTCTCGGTGAACCCACTATTTTGCTCTCCGCTGTAGGCCGCGACCCTTTCGGTGCACAGATACTGGAACACACCGCTCAGGGCGGTGTGGACGTGAGCCGGGTTCTTATCTCCCCGAATCACCACTCGGCCACCTTTCTCAGGATTCTTGATGAAAAAGGCGCTCCTCTGCTCTCCCTGGATGAGATGGGCATCATACAACTTCTGACCCCCGATTACGTGGCCAAGCACCGCGAGCTCTTCGACAAGGCCAAGATGGTGGTCATAGATGCCAATCTCCCACCCCCAACCATTCGGGCTATCGTTTTCGCCGCCCGGCGGGCGAATGTG
Encoded here:
- a CDS encoding Lrp/AsnC ligand binding domain-containing protein yields the protein MTPQAYVLIKTQVDRTPEVFKALQSIEALRRADIIMGPYDIIALMEAEDASKIGDFILEIRDISGVLDTLSCLIVRTTTSP
- a CDS encoding SPFH domain-containing protein yields the protein MSTSEKSADTTPGKSPLLWFLLGGAGVFLTSLFISVLAGWPLRETFLTVAIIALACFLIGSFFRQYLIITVPEHQKIVVFRLGKVVGVKGPGPVVVRRPIETFQRVDVERVFREWGQKPCSALDGVRLEIEYAVFWQVTKDGVVASVTKTKDPGAAVKNLAEGEIAIAISKRESPDVREALGKISIEVEQQLSKYLADIGLRVVAIQIMNVTAADPEVQDAINRLAAAKMDAEALSERDKVAQKVGRAALRVLYLDALRSLGQKDSTIFMPLELIEPSLLWRSLGEEAPDRTSDVSASEDSPNTMSGNNSQQRPETEK
- a CDS encoding carbohydrate kinase family protein; this encodes MVNRNPQHILIFGAATVDIKGRAASRLVPGSSTPGQISLSYGGVARNIAENLARLGEPTILLSAVGRDPFGAQILEHTAQGGVDVSRVLISPNHHSATFLRILDEKGAPLLSLDEMGIIQLLTPDYVAKHRELFDKAKMVVIDANLPPPTIRAIVFAARRANVPLCADPASVALAPKLRRYLANFAIVRPNVHEAEVLTGMSIGGRGEAMQAAQYLVSRGVGIAIITLAEEGLCYATSTESGYIPAIKCEVIDYTGAGDALTAAVVYGLLNEMPIDEAMRLGVSAATLTLKCHDTVCPDLSLERLYDQLVI